In Streptomyces longhuiensis, the following proteins share a genomic window:
- a CDS encoding GuaB1 family IMP dehydrogenase-related protein: protein MRFLNDIQPAYDLTYDDVFMVPSRSAVGSRQAVDLASPDGTGTTIPLVVANMTAIAGRRMAETVARRGGLVVIPQDIPIEVVTEVISWVKTRHLVLDTPIVLVPHQTVADALALLNKRAHNAGVVVDEEQRPVGVVTDADLTGVDRFTQLSEVMSKDLLLLDADIDPRDAFNKLDHANRRYAPAVGADGRLAGILTRTGALRATLYTPATDANGKLRIAAAVGINGDVAGKAKQLLDAGADTIVVDTAHGHQESMISAIKAVRGLDPQVPIVAGNIVAAEGVKDLIEAGADIIKVGVGPGAMCTTRMMTGVGRPQFSAVLECAAEAKKYGKHVWADGGVRHPRDVAMALAAGASNVMIGSWFAGTYESPGDLQHDAQGRAYKESFGMASARAVKNRTSDESAYDRARKALFEEGISTSRMFLDPQRPGVEDLIDSVIAGVRSSCTYAGASSLAEFEEKAVVGIQSAAGYAEGKPLHASWS, encoded by the coding sequence GTGCGTTTCCTCAACGACATCCAGCCTGCGTACGACCTGACCTACGACGACGTCTTCATGGTGCCGAGCCGCAGCGCCGTGGGTTCCCGTCAGGCGGTCGACCTGGCGTCCCCCGACGGCACCGGCACCACGATTCCGCTGGTCGTCGCCAACATGACCGCGATCGCCGGGCGCCGCATGGCCGAGACCGTCGCCCGCCGCGGGGGCCTCGTCGTCATCCCGCAGGACATCCCGATCGAGGTGGTCACCGAGGTCATCTCCTGGGTGAAGACCCGCCACCTGGTCCTCGACACCCCCATCGTCCTCGTCCCGCACCAGACCGTCGCCGACGCGCTCGCCCTGCTGAACAAGCGCGCACACAACGCCGGTGTCGTGGTGGACGAGGAGCAGCGGCCCGTCGGCGTCGTCACGGACGCGGACCTGACCGGCGTCGACCGGTTCACGCAGCTGTCCGAGGTCATGTCCAAGGACCTGCTCCTGCTCGACGCGGACATCGACCCGCGCGACGCCTTCAACAAGCTGGACCACGCCAACCGCCGCTACGCCCCCGCCGTGGGCGCCGACGGCCGCCTCGCGGGCATCCTGACCCGCACGGGCGCCCTGCGCGCGACGCTCTACACCCCGGCCACCGACGCGAACGGCAAGCTCCGCATCGCGGCCGCCGTCGGCATCAACGGCGACGTCGCCGGCAAGGCCAAGCAGCTCCTCGACGCCGGTGCCGACACCATCGTGGTCGACACCGCGCACGGCCACCAGGAGTCGATGATCTCCGCGATCAAGGCCGTCCGGGGCCTCGACCCGCAGGTGCCCATCGTCGCGGGCAACATCGTCGCCGCCGAGGGCGTCAAGGACCTCATCGAGGCCGGCGCCGACATCATCAAGGTCGGCGTGGGCCCCGGCGCCATGTGCACCACGCGCATGATGACCGGCGTCGGCCGGCCGCAGTTCTCCGCCGTCCTGGAGTGCGCCGCCGAGGCGAAGAAGTACGGCAAGCACGTCTGGGCCGACGGCGGTGTCCGGCACCCCCGTGACGTCGCCATGGCGCTCGCCGCCGGCGCGTCGAACGTCATGATCGGCTCCTGGTTCGCGGGCACGTACGAGTCCCCGGGCGACCTTCAGCACGATGCCCAGGGGCGTGCGTACAAGGAGTCGTTCGGCATGGCGTCGGCGCGTGCCGTGAAGAACCGCACGAGTGACGAGTCCGCCTACGACCGCGCCCGCAAGGCGCTGTTCGAGGAGGGCATCTCCACCTCGCGCATGTTCCTCGACCCGCAGCGTCCGGGCGTCGAGGACCTGATCGACTCGGTCATCGCGGGCGTGCGCTCCTCCTGCACCTACGCGGGGGCCAGCTCCCTCGCGGAGTTCGAGGAGAAGGCCGTCGTGGGGATCCAGTCCGCCGCCGGTTACGCGGAGGGCAAGCCGCTGCACGCCAGCTGGAGCTAG
- a CDS encoding barstar family protein: MTGGPDRIRVLDLEGVKDKAGFMDRCVRDLELPDWFGRNWDALFDVLTDVSFWPDGSEQALLLSVVGWRPYASARPEDWETALDVFTDAVDRRRGRNPRLVIALTLGGSDHTPSQPPV, translated from the coding sequence ATGACCGGAGGTCCCGACAGGATCCGCGTCCTCGACCTCGAAGGCGTCAAGGACAAGGCCGGGTTCATGGACCGGTGCGTGCGCGACCTGGAGCTGCCGGACTGGTTCGGCCGCAACTGGGACGCGCTGTTCGACGTCCTGACCGATGTCTCCTTCTGGCCCGACGGCAGCGAGCAGGCGCTGCTCCTGTCCGTCGTGGGCTGGCGGCCCTACGCCAGTGCCAGGCCCGAGGACTGGGAGACCGCGCTCGACGTGTTCACCGACGCGGTCGACCGCAGGCGTGGCCGGAATCCGAGGCTCGTGATCGCACTGACCCTTGGAGGATCCGACCACACCCCCTCCCAGCCGCCTGTGTAA
- a CDS encoding ribonuclease domain-containing protein, translating into MLPRQLTRLPTLVLGALLVALALLVTGCSAQDTRQDTPAVPGRSTPAWARGMSTVPESGLPAEARTTLTVIDKGGPFPYTKDGSVFGNFERELPRQSRGYYHEYTVPTPGERDRGARRIVMGRSHETYYTDDHYESFKAVLR; encoded by the coding sequence ATGCTGCCGCGGCAACTCACCCGCCTCCCCACTCTCGTGCTGGGGGCGCTGCTCGTCGCCCTCGCCCTGCTGGTCACCGGGTGCTCCGCCCAGGACACGCGACAGGACACACCGGCCGTCCCGGGCCGCTCCACACCCGCCTGGGCGCGGGGCATGTCCACGGTCCCCGAGTCCGGGCTCCCCGCCGAGGCCCGTACGACCCTGACCGTCATCGACAAGGGCGGGCCGTTCCCGTACACCAAGGACGGTTCCGTCTTCGGGAACTTCGAGCGGGAGCTGCCCCGGCAGAGCCGCGGCTACTACCACGAGTACACCGTCCCCACGCCCGGCGAGCGGGACCGTGGCGCCCGGCGCATCGTCATGGGGCGGAGTCACGAGACGTACTACACCGATGACCATTACGAGTCGTTCAAGGCGGTGCTGAGATGA
- a CDS encoding sugar-binding transcriptional regulator: protein MNSSEEIAVSALSPGRSAMRMGPAELVQAAAMARRFYLEGKSKIQIAEEFGVSRFKVARVLETALERDLVRIEIRVPAELDAERSDALRARYGLRHAVVVESPAEAEESPDPENLGEVAADLLGELVSEGDVLGLAWGRSTIHMAAALDRLPPCTVVQLTGVYDAGTAERGSVEAVRRAAQVSGGEAHPIYAPMLLPDPATAAALRSQTGIARAFEYFDKVTVACVSIGSWEPGISTVHDMLSDEERAHYASLGVAAEMSAHLFDAEGRRVGRDLGERCITVEADRLRRIPEVVAIAGGQRKAAAIDAVLRSGLVTSLVTDTAAADFLLTAGPTPKPALNRADPDGA, encoded by the coding sequence GTGAACAGCAGTGAGGAGATCGCCGTGTCGGCACTGTCGCCGGGTCGCTCAGCGATGCGGATGGGACCCGCGGAGCTGGTGCAGGCGGCGGCCATGGCCCGCCGCTTCTATCTCGAGGGCAAATCCAAGATCCAGATCGCCGAGGAGTTCGGCGTGAGCCGCTTCAAGGTGGCCAGGGTCCTGGAGACCGCGCTCGAACGGGATCTCGTACGCATCGAGATCCGCGTACCGGCCGAGCTCGACGCGGAGCGCTCCGACGCGCTGCGCGCCCGCTACGGCCTGCGGCACGCCGTGGTGGTCGAGTCCCCGGCCGAGGCCGAGGAGTCGCCCGACCCCGAGAACCTCGGAGAGGTCGCGGCCGACCTCCTGGGCGAGCTGGTCTCCGAGGGCGATGTGCTCGGCCTGGCATGGGGCCGCTCGACCATTCACATGGCGGCCGCGCTCGACCGGCTGCCGCCCTGCACGGTCGTGCAGCTCACAGGCGTGTACGACGCCGGGACCGCCGAGCGCGGCTCCGTCGAGGCCGTGCGGCGCGCCGCCCAGGTCTCCGGCGGCGAGGCCCACCCGATCTACGCGCCGATGCTCCTGCCCGACCCGGCCACCGCGGCCGCGCTGCGCAGCCAGACGGGCATCGCCCGCGCCTTCGAGTACTTCGACAAGGTCACGGTCGCCTGCGTCTCCATCGGCTCCTGGGAGCCGGGCATCTCCACCGTCCACGACATGCTCAGCGACGAGGAGCGGGCCCACTACGCCTCGCTCGGCGTCGCCGCCGAGATGTCCGCGCACCTCTTCGACGCCGAGGGCCGGCGGGTCGGCCGTGACCTGGGCGAGCGGTGCATCACGGTCGAGGCGGACCGCCTGCGGCGGATACCGGAGGTCGTCGCCATCGCGGGCGGTCAGCGCAAGGCCGCCGCGATCGACGCGGTGCTGAGGTCGGGGCTCGTCACCAGCCTGGTCACGGACACGGCCGCCGCGGACTTCCTCCTCACCGCGGGCCCCACACCGAAGCCGGCGCTGAACCGCGCGGACCCCGACGGGGCCTAG
- the rpe gene encoding ribulose-phosphate 3-epimerase, with the protein MAVQINPSILSADFARLAEEAKAVEGADWLHVDVMDNHFVPNLTLGVPIVESLTRATDIPLDCHLMIEDADRWAPQYVEAGAGSVTFHAEAAAAPIRLAREIRAKGARASMALKPATPIEPYEDLLPELDMLLIMTVEPGFGGQAFLDIMLPKIRRTRELISKHGLELWLQVDGGVSASTIERCAEAGADVFVAGSAVYGAADPAQAVRALRTQAETVSAAAAWACGH; encoded by the coding sequence ATGGCCGTGCAGATCAACCCCAGCATCCTGTCCGCGGACTTCGCCCGCCTTGCCGAGGAGGCAAAGGCCGTCGAGGGCGCCGACTGGCTCCATGTCGACGTCATGGACAACCACTTCGTCCCGAACCTGACCCTCGGGGTGCCGATCGTGGAGTCCCTGACGCGGGCCACGGACATCCCGCTGGACTGCCATCTGATGATCGAGGACGCCGATCGCTGGGCGCCGCAGTACGTCGAGGCGGGCGCCGGGTCCGTCACCTTCCACGCGGAGGCTGCGGCCGCCCCCATCCGGCTGGCCCGCGAGATCCGCGCCAAGGGCGCACGTGCCTCCATGGCGCTCAAGCCGGCGACCCCCATCGAGCCGTACGAGGACCTGCTCCCCGAGCTCGACATGCTGCTGATCATGACGGTCGAGCCGGGCTTCGGCGGGCAGGCCTTCCTGGACATCATGCTGCCGAAGATCCGCCGCACCCGTGAGCTGATCAGCAAGCACGGCCTCGAACTCTGGCTCCAGGTCGACGGCGGTGTCTCGGCCTCCACCATCGAGCGCTGCGCGGAGGCGGGCGCCGACGTCTTCGTCGCAGGTTCCGCCGTCTACGGCGCCGCCGACCCCGCCCAGGCGGTACGTGCACTGCGCACGCAGGCGGAGACGGTGTCGGCCGCCGCGGCCTGGGCATGCGGCCACTGA